One Streptomyces sp. NBC_00554 DNA segment encodes these proteins:
- a CDS encoding glutamate-5-semialdehyde dehydrogenase, with the protein MTTLSPYDSMSPVTQAAYRAKSAAADLAPLPRAEKDDALLAIADALEVRTSEIVAANAKDIARAREAGTSETVIDRLTLTPERVRAIASDVRDVVSLPDPVGEVVRGSTLPNGIDLRQVRVPLGVVGIIYEARPNVTVDAAALCLKSGNAVLLRGSSSAFESNTALVRVLRDAVGGAGLPADAIQLVPGEGRESVRELMRARGLVDVLIPRGGASLIRTVVQESTVPVIETGTGNCHVYVDAHADIDMAVDILINSKAQRPSVCNSAETLLVHQDIAPEFLPRALDALADAGVTVHADERVLAYAKDSRATVVEATLEDWETEYLSYDIAAAVVDSLDRAVDHIRLWTSGHTEAIVTTSQQAARRFTQLVDSTTVAVNASTRFTDGGQFGFGAEIGISTQKLHARGPMGLPELTSTKYIVTGDGHVRR; encoded by the coding sequence ATGACCACGCTCTCGCCGTACGACTCGATGTCTCCGGTCACTCAGGCCGCCTACCGCGCGAAGTCCGCCGCCGCCGACCTCGCGCCGCTGCCGCGGGCCGAGAAGGACGACGCGCTGCTCGCGATCGCGGACGCGCTGGAGGTCCGTACGAGCGAGATCGTGGCGGCCAACGCCAAGGACATCGCGCGCGCCCGCGAGGCCGGCACCAGCGAGACCGTCATCGACCGGCTCACGCTCACGCCCGAGCGCGTGCGCGCGATCGCCTCGGACGTACGCGACGTCGTGTCCCTGCCCGACCCGGTCGGCGAGGTCGTCCGCGGCTCGACCCTCCCGAACGGTATCGACCTGCGCCAGGTCCGTGTCCCGCTCGGCGTCGTCGGGATCATCTACGAGGCCCGCCCGAACGTGACGGTCGACGCCGCCGCCCTCTGCCTGAAGTCCGGCAACGCCGTGCTGCTGCGCGGCTCCTCCTCGGCGTTCGAGTCGAACACCGCCCTGGTCCGCGTCCTGCGCGACGCCGTCGGCGGCGCCGGACTGCCCGCCGACGCCATCCAGCTCGTACCCGGCGAGGGCCGCGAGTCCGTACGCGAGCTGATGCGCGCCCGCGGGCTGGTCGACGTCCTCATCCCGCGCGGTGGCGCCTCGCTGATCCGCACGGTCGTCCAGGAATCAACCGTCCCGGTCATCGAGACCGGCACCGGCAACTGCCATGTGTACGTCGACGCGCACGCCGACATCGACATGGCGGTCGACATCCTGATCAACTCCAAGGCGCAGCGGCCCAGCGTCTGCAACTCCGCCGAGACGCTCCTCGTCCACCAGGACATCGCCCCCGAGTTCCTGCCGCGTGCCCTGGACGCCCTCGCGGACGCCGGGGTCACGGTGCACGCCGACGAGCGCGTCCTCGCGTACGCCAAGGACTCCAGGGCCACCGTCGTCGAGGCCACCCTCGAGGACTGGGAGACCGAGTACCTCTCGTACGACATCGCCGCCGCCGTCGTCGACTCGCTCGACAGGGCCGTGGACCACATCCGGCTGTGGACCTCGGGCCACACCGAGGCCATCGTCACCACCTCGCAGCAGGCCGCCCGCCGCTTCACCCAGCTGGTCGATTCCACGACGGTCGCGGTCAACGCCTCGACCCGGTTCACGGACGGCGGTCAGTTCGGCTTCGGCGCCGAGATCGGCATCTCCACGCAGAAGCTGCACGCGCGGGGGCCGATGGGGCTTCCGGAGCTGACCAGCACGAAGTACATCGTCACCGGGGACGGACACGTTCGGCGGTAA